A single window of Helicobacter pylori DNA harbors:
- the thrS gene encoding threonine--tRNA ligase, with protein sequence MSAELIAVYKDEQIIDLESAKALGLSDGVKALNGTEPIYFDDSPLALEVIRHSCAHLLAQSLKALYPDAKFFVGPVVEEGFYYDFKTASKISEEDLPKIEAKMKEFAKLKLAITKEVLTREQALERFKGDELKHAVMSKISGDAFGVYQQGEFEDLCKGPHLPNTRFLNHFKLTKLAGAYLGGDENNEMLIRIYGIAFATKEGLKDYLFQIEEAKKRDHRKLGVELGLFSFDDEIGAGLPLWLPKGARLRKRIEDLLSQALLLRGYEPVKGPEILKSDVWKISGHYDNYKENMYFTTIDEQEYGIKPMNCVGHIKVYQSALHSYRDLPLRFYEYGVVHRHEKSGVLHGLLRVREFTQDDAHIFCSFEQIQSEVSAILDFTHKIMEAFGFSYEMELSTRPAKSIGDDEVWEKATNALKEALKEHRIDYKIDEGGGAFYGPKIDIKITDALKRKWQCGTIQVDMNLPERFKLAFTNEHNHAEQPVMIHRAILGSFERFIAILSEHFGGNFPFFVAPTQIALIPINEEHHVFALKLKEALKKRDIFVEVLDKNDSLNKKVRSAEKQKIPMILVLGNEEVETEILSIRDREKQAQYKMPLKEFLNMVESKMQEVSF encoded by the coding sequence ATGAGTGCGGAACTGATTGCTGTTTATAAAGACGAGCAAATAATAGATTTAGAGAGCGCGAAAGCCTTAGGGCTGAGCGATGGGGTTAAAGCGTTAAACGGGACAGAGCCGATATACTTTGATGATTCGCCTTTGGCTTTAGAAGTGATCAGGCATTCATGCGCGCATTTGCTTGCACAAAGCTTGAAAGCCCTTTATCCGGACGCAAAATTTTTTGTAGGCCCTGTGGTAGAAGAGGGGTTTTATTATGATTTTAAAACCGCTTCAAAAATCAGCGAAGAGGATTTGCCTAAAATTGAAGCGAAAATGAAAGAATTTGCGAAGTTGAAACTCGCTATCACTAAAGAGGTTTTAACCAGAGAGCAAGCCTTGGAGCGTTTTAAGGGCGATGAATTAAAGCATGCGGTGATGAGTAAAATCAGTGGCGATGCATTTGGTGTGTACCAACAAGGCGAGTTTGAAGATTTGTGTAAGGGGCCACACCTCCCAAACACTCGTTTTTTAAACCATTTCAAGCTCACTAAACTGGCCGGGGCTTATTTGGGTGGCGATGAAAACAATGAAATGCTCATTAGAATCTATGGCATTGCTTTTGCCACCAAAGAGGGCTTAAAAGACTATCTTTTCCAAATAGAAGAAGCGAAAAAACGGGATCACAGAAAGCTAGGCGTGGAGCTAGGGCTTTTTAGTTTTGATGATGAGATAGGGGCGGGCTTACCTTTATGGCTACCTAAAGGGGCAAGACTCAGAAAACGCATTGAAGATTTATTGAGTCAAGCGTTACTTTTAAGAGGCTATGAGCCGGTTAAAGGCCCTGAAATTTTAAAGAGCGATGTGTGGAAAATCAGCGGGCATTATGACAACTATAAAGAAAACATGTATTTCACCACGATTGATGAGCAAGAATACGGCATAAAGCCTATGAACTGCGTGGGGCATATTAAAGTCTATCAAAGCGCTTTGCACAGCTACAGAGATTTGCCCTTAAGGTTTTATGAATACGGCGTGGTGCATCGGCATGAAAAAAGCGGCGTGTTGCATGGGCTTTTAAGGGTTAGGGAATTTACCCAAGACGATGCGCATATTTTTTGCTCTTTTGAACAGATCCAAAGCGAAGTGAGCGCGATTTTAGATTTTACGCATAAGATCATGGAAGCGTTTGGTTTTAGCTATGAAATGGAATTATCCACTAGGCCGGCTAAATCCATAGGCGATGATGAAGTTTGGGAAAAGGCCACTAACGCTTTAAAAGAAGCCCTAAAAGAGCACCGCATTGATTATAAGATTGATGAAGGGGGAGGGGCTTTCTATGGGCCTAAGATTGACATTAAAATCACTGACGCTTTAAAGCGTAAATGGCAGTGCGGCACGATTCAAGTGGATATGAATTTGCCTGAACGCTTCAAGCTCGCTTTCACTAATGAGCATAATCACGCTGAACAGCCGGTGATGATCCACAGAGCGATTTTAGGCTCGTTTGAAAGGTTTATTGCGATTTTGAGCGAACATTTTGGGGGGAATTTCCCTTTCTTTGTCGCGCCCACTCAAATCGCTCTCATCCCTATTAATGAAGAGCATCATGTTTTTGCTTTGAAATTAAAAGAGGCGCTAAAAAAGCGCGATATTTTTGTAGAAGTGTTGGATAAAAACGACAGCTTGAATAAAAAGGTGCGCTCAGCCGAAAAGCAAAAAATCCCTATGATTTTAGTGTTAGGGAATGAAGAGGTGGAGACCGAAATTTTATCCATTAGAGACAGAGAAAAACAAGCTCAATATAAAATGCCCTTAAAGGAGTTTTTAAACATGGTTGAATCCAAGATGCAAGAGGTTAGTTTTTGA
- the infC gene encoding translation initiation factor IF-3: protein MSRNEVLLNGDINFKEVRCVGDSGEVYGIISSKEALNIAQNLGLDLVLISASAKPPVCKVMDYNKFRYQNEKKIKEAKKKQKQIEIKEIKLSTQIAQNDINYKVKHAREFIEANKHVKFKVVLKGRESQNSKAGLDVLLRVQTMMEDLANPEKEPKTEGRFVSWMFVPKAKEAPKNEKKTKENNPPFNRINLMKGENHAKNED from the coding sequence TTGAGTAGGAACGAAGTGTTGTTAAACGGAGACATTAATTTTAAAGAAGTGCGTTGCGTGGGCGATAGTGGCGAAGTGTATGGGATCATTTCTTCTAAAGAAGCGCTCAATATCGCTCAAAATTTAGGTTTGGATTTGGTTTTGATTTCAGCGAGCGCGAAACCTCCCGTGTGTAAGGTGATGGATTATAATAAATTCCGCTACCAAAATGAAAAGAAAATCAAGGAAGCCAAGAAAAAGCAAAAGCAAATTGAAATCAAAGAGATCAAGCTTTCCACTCAAATCGCGCAAAACGATATTAACTATAAAGTCAAGCATGCGAGGGAATTTATTGAAGCCAATAAGCATGTCAAATTCAAAGTGGTTTTAAAGGGTAGGGAAAGCCAAAACTCAAAAGCCGGGCTTGATGTGCTTTTGAGAGTCCAAACCATGATGGAAGATTTAGCCAACCCTGAAAAAGAGCCAAAAACCGAGGGGCGTTTCGTTTCGTGGATGTTTGTGCCTAAGGCTAAAGAAGCCCCCAAAAACGAAAAGAAAACTAAAGAAAATAACCCGCCTTTTAATCGTATTAACCTTATGAAAGGAGAAAATCATGCCAAAAATGAAGACTAA
- the rpmI gene encoding 50S ribosomal protein L35, producing MPKMKTNRGASKRFKVKKNLIKRGSAFKSHILTKKSPKRKANLNAPKHVHHTNAHSVMSLLCRA from the coding sequence ATGCCAAAAATGAAGACTAATCGCGGCGCGTCTAAGCGTTTTAAAGTTAAAAAGAACTTGATCAAGCGTGGCAGCGCTTTTAAAAGCCATATTTTGACTAAAAAAAGCCCTAAGCGCAAAGCCAATCTAAACGCGCCAAAACATGTGCATCACACTAACGCGCATTCTGTCATGTCGTTGCTTTGCAGGGCTTAA
- the rplT gene encoding 50S ribosomal protein L20, whose product MRVKTGVVRRRRHKKVLKLARGFYSGRRKHFRKAKEQLERSMYYAFRDRKQKKREFRSLWVVRINAACRMHETSYSRFMHALKVANIELDRKVLADMAMNDMQAFKSVLESVKEHL is encoded by the coding sequence ATGAGAGTTAAAACAGGCGTTGTGCGCAGAAGACGCCATAAAAAAGTCTTAAAACTCGCTAGAGGGTTTTATAGTGGCAGAAGAAAGCATTTTAGAAAGGCTAAAGAACAGCTTGAAAGAAGCATGTATTACGCTTTTAGGGATCGCAAACAAAAGAAAAGAGAGTTCAGGAGTTTGTGGGTGGTAAGGATCAATGCGGCTTGCAGAATGCATGAAACAAGCTATTCGCGCTTCATGCATGCCCTAAAAGTGGCTAACATTGAATTAGACCGCAAGGTTTTAGCAGACATGGCGATGAATGACATGCAAGCTTTTAAGAGCGTGTTAGAGAGCGTGAAAGAGCATCTTTAA
- a CDS encoding outer membrane protein produces the protein MKKFVIVGAISLAMTSLLSAETPKQEKAIKTSPTKKGERNAAFIGIDYQLGMLSTTAQNCSHGNCNGNQSGAYGSNTPNMPTASNPTGGLTHGALGTRGYKGLSNQQYAINGFGFVVGYKRFFKKAPQFGMRYYGFFDFASSYYKYYTYNDYGMRDARKGSQSFMFGYGAGTDVLFNPAIFNRENLHFGFFLGVAIGGTSWGPTNYYFKDLSEEYRGSFHPSNFQVLVNGGIRLGTKHQGFEIGLKIQTIRNNYYTASADNVPEGTTYRFTFHRPYAFYWRYIVSF, from the coding sequence ATGAAGAAATTTGTTATAGTAGGTGCTATCTCTCTAGCAATGACAAGCTTGTTGTCAGCAGAGACCCCTAAGCAAGAAAAAGCTATTAAGACTAGCCCTACCAAAAAAGGTGAAAGAAATGCTGCTTTTATAGGGATTGATTACCAGTTAGGTATGCTTAGCACTACCGCTCAAAATTGTTCCCATGGGAATTGTAATGGTAATCAAAGTGGGGCTTATGGCTCTAATACGCCTAACATGCCTACAGCGTCAAACCCCACAGGAGGCCTTACTCATGGCGCTCTAGGGACTCGTGGGTATAAAGGCTTGAGCAACCAACAATACGCTATCAATGGTTTTGGTTTTGTTGTGGGGTATAAGCGTTTTTTCAAGAAAGCCCCGCAATTTGGAATGCGTTATTACGGGTTCTTTGATTTTGCAAGCTCTTATTATAAGTATTACACTTATAATGACTATGGCATGAGAGACGCTCGCAAGGGTTCTCAAAGTTTCATGTTTGGCTATGGGGCTGGCACAGATGTGTTGTTTAACCCGGCTATTTTCAATCGTGAGAATTTGCATTTTGGGTTTTTCTTGGGCGTTGCGATTGGTGGCACCTCTTGGGGTCCAACAAACTATTATTTTAAGGACTTATCTGAAGAATATAGAGGGAGTTTCCACCCATCAAATTTTCAGGTCTTAGTTAATGGTGGGATCCGCTTAGGCACTAAACACCAAGGTTTTGAAATTGGCTTGAAAATCCAAACCATTCGCAACAATTATTATACTGCTAGTGCGGATAATGTTCCTGAAGGGACTACTTATAGATTCACCTTCCACCGCCCCTATGCCTTTTATTGGCGTTACATTGTAAGCTTTTAA
- a CDS encoding DUF1104 domain-containing protein, with product MKKLAFSLLFTGTFFGLFLNASDFKSMDDKQLLEQAGKVAPSEVPEFRAEINKRLAVMKEEDRQKYKADFKKAMDKNLASLSQEDRNKRKKEILEVIANKKKTMTMKEYREEGLDLHDCACEGPFHDHEKKGKKGKKGKKPSHPKH from the coding sequence ATGAAAAAATTGGCGTTTTCTTTATTATTTACAGGGACTTTTTTCGGGCTTTTTTTGAATGCGAGTGATTTTAAGAGCATGGATGACAAGCAACTATTGGAGCAAGCAGGGAAAGTCGCTCCTAGCGAAGTTCCAGAGTTTCGTGCAGAAATCAATAAGCGATTAGCAGTGATGAAAGAAGAAGATCGTCAAAAATATAAAGCGGATTTTAAGAAAGCGATGGATAAAAATTTGGCTTCTTTAAGCCAAGAAGATCGCAACAAGCGTAAAAAAGAAATTCTTGAAGTGATTGCTAACAAAAAGAAAACAATGACCATGAAAGAATATCGTGAAGAGGGGTTGGATTTGCATGATTGCGCATGCGAAGGCCCTTTTCATGATCATGAGAAAAAAGGGAAAAAAGGGAAAAAAGGGAAAAAACCAAGCCATCCTAAGCATTAG
- a CDS encoding L-serine ammonia-lyase: MASFSILSIFKIGVGPSSSHTIGPMEAGARFCGLLKGVLEQVERVQITLHGSLALTGKGHLSDEAVLIGLHGIYANELEVTTKKALLHEALENKVLKLANQRNIHFDYSKDLIFDNKPLARHQNALILKAFNAKNEVLKEETYYSVGGGFVYTEKELDNLSEEGGNESIAYDFSSAKELLELCQKHQKSIAEIVRLREDALKNCPDATMAKIYHAMLECYDNGANSKEKYLPGSLRVTRLAPSIKTRLEKHPTSGKDPLALIDYISLYARAIAEENASGGKVVTAPTNGACAVVPSVLLYAKNHLFENLSQKAINDFLLTSAAIGYLYKKNASLSGAEAGCQAEIGVASSMAAGGLAHLCQATTQQVLIASEIAMEHHLGLTCDPVGGLVQIPCIERNVLGAIKAISASKLALEDEYKPKVSLDEVIATMYATGKDMNEKYKETSLGGLAKTLEC, from the coding sequence ATGGCTAGTTTTTCTATTTTATCCATTTTTAAAATCGGCGTGGGGCCTAGCTCTTCACACACCATAGGGCCTATGGAAGCGGGAGCGAGATTTTGCGGGTTGTTAAAAGGCGTTTTAGAGCAGGTTGAACGCGTTCAAATCACCTTGCATGGCTCATTAGCTTTAACCGGTAAAGGGCATTTGAGCGATGAAGCGGTTTTAATTGGCTTGCATGGCATTTACGCTAACGAATTAGAGGTAACAACCAAAAAAGCCTTATTGCATGAAGCGCTTGAGAATAAAGTTTTAAAGCTCGCTAACCAACGCAACATTCATTTTGATTATTCTAAAGATTTGATTTTTGACAACAAACCTTTAGCCAGACACCAAAACGCTCTCATTCTAAAAGCTTTTAACGCTAAAAATGAGGTTTTAAAAGAAGAGACTTACTATTCTGTCGGTGGAGGGTTTGTCTATACTGAAAAAGAATTAGACAACTTATCTGAAGAGGGTGGGAATGAAAGCATTGCCTATGATTTTTCAAGCGCTAAGGAATTGCTAGAATTATGCCAAAAACACCAAAAAAGCATCGCTGAAATCGTGCGTTTGAGAGAAGACGCCCTGAAAAACTGCCCTGATGCAACGATGGCTAAAATTTACCATGCGATGCTTGAGTGTTATGATAATGGGGCTAATTCTAAAGAAAAGTATCTGCCTGGTTCTTTGAGGGTAACACGATTAGCCCCAAGCATTAAAACGCGCCTAGAAAAGCACCCTACAAGCGGGAAAGACCCCTTAGCGTTGATTGATTACATTTCGCTTTACGCTCGCGCCATTGCTGAAGAAAACGCTAGTGGAGGCAAGGTGGTAACCGCCCCCACTAATGGAGCGTGCGCGGTGGTGCCAAGCGTGCTTTTATACGCTAAAAACCATTTGTTTGAAAATTTATCGCAAAAGGCTATCAATGATTTTTTGCTCACCAGCGCGGCGATTGGCTATCTTTACAAAAAAAACGCTTCCTTGAGCGGTGCAGAAGCCGGATGTCAGGCTGAAATTGGCGTGGCAAGCTCTATGGCTGCGGGGGGGTTAGCCCATTTGTGCCAAGCGACCACGCAACAGGTTTTGATCGCTAGTGAAATCGCTATGGAGCACCATTTAGGATTGACATGCGATCCGGTGGGGGGCTTGGTGCAAATCCCTTGCATTGAACGCAACGTTTTAGGAGCGATTAAAGCGATCAGCGCTTCTAAACTGGCTTTAGAAGATGAATACAAACCTAAAGTGAGCCTGGATGAAGTGATTGCTACGATGTATGCGACCGGAAAAGACATGAATGAAAAATACAAAGAGACTTCGTTAGGGGGGTTAGCTAAGACTTTAGAATGCTAA
- a CDS encoding serine/threonine transporter, whose product MAQEKAVIRDPKKLNAFDLRWMVSLFGTAVGAGILFLPIRAGGHGVWAIVVMSAIIFPLTYLGHRALAYFIGSKDKEDITMVVRSHFGAQWGFLITLLYFLAIYPICLAYGVGITNVFDHFFTNQLHLAPFHRGLLAVALVSLMMLVMVFNATIVTRICNALVYPLCLILLLFSLYLIPYWQGANLFVVPSFKEFVLAIWLTLPVLVFSFNHSPIISTFTQNVGKEYGTFKEYKLNQIELGTSLMLLGFVMFFVFSCVMCLNADDFVKAREQNIPILSYFANTLNNPLINYAGPVVAFLAIFSSFFGHYYGAKEGLEGIIIQSLKLKKASKTLSVSVTIFLWLTITLVAYINPNILDFIENLGGPIIALILFVMPMIAFYSVSSLKRFRNFKVDIFVFVFGSLTALSVFLGLF is encoded by the coding sequence ATGGCACAAGAAAAAGCGGTCATAAGAGATCCTAAAAAACTCAACGCGTTTGATTTGCGTTGGATGGTGTCCTTATTTGGCACGGCGGTGGGGGCTGGGATTTTATTTTTGCCTATTAGAGCCGGTGGGCATGGGGTATGGGCTATTGTGGTGATGAGCGCGATCATCTTCCCTTTAACTTATCTGGGGCATAGGGCTTTAGCTTATTTCATAGGATCTAAAGATAAAGAAGACATTACCATGGTCGTTCGCTCTCATTTTGGCGCTCAATGGGGTTTTCTTATCACTTTGCTTTATTTCTTGGCGATTTATCCTATTTGCTTGGCTTATGGGGTGGGTATCACTAACGTGTTTGATCACTTTTTCACCAATCAGTTGCATTTAGCGCCTTTTCATCGGGGCTTACTGGCTGTAGCGTTAGTTTCTTTAATGATGTTGGTGATGGTTTTTAACGCTACGATTGTGACGCGCATTTGTAACGCTTTAGTGTATCCTTTATGCTTGATTTTATTGCTTTTTTCTTTGTATCTTATCCCTTATTGGCAAGGCGCTAATCTTTTTGTGGTGCCGAGTTTTAAAGAATTTGTGTTAGCGATTTGGCTAACCTTACCGGTGCTTGTGTTCTCATTCAATCATAGCCCCATTATTTCAACCTTCACTCAAAATGTGGGAAAAGAATACGGCACTTTCAAAGAATATAAACTCAATCAAATTGAATTAGGGACATCGCTGATGCTTTTAGGGTTTGTGATGTTTTTTGTGTTTTCGTGCGTCATGTGTTTGAATGCTGATGATTTTGTGAAAGCAAGGGAACAAAATATCCCTATTTTAAGCTATTTTGCTAACACCTTAAATAACCCCTTAATCAACTATGCGGGGCCCGTGGTGGCTTTTTTAGCGATTTTTTCATCTTTTTTTGGGCATTATTATGGGGCTAAGGAAGGTTTAGAAGGCATTATCATTCAAAGTTTAAAATTGAAAAAGGCTTCTAAAACCTTGAGCGTGAGCGTAACGATTTTTTTATGGCTGACTATCACGCTGGTGGCTTATATTAACCCCAATATCTTGGATTTTATTGAAAATTTAGGCGGCCCCATTATCGCGCTCATTCTGTTTGTGATGCCCATGATAGCGTTTTATAGCGTTTCTAGTTTGAAGCGTTTTAGAAACTTCAAAGTGGATATTTTTGTGTTTGTCTTTGGGAGCTTGACGGCTTTGAGCGTGTTTTTAGGACTATTTTAA
- a CDS encoding class II 3-deoxy-7-phosphoheptulonate synthase: MSNTTWSPTSWHSFKIEQHPTYKDKQELERVKKELRSYPPLVFAGEARNLQERLAQAIDNKAFLLQGGDCAESFSQFSANRIRDMFKVMMQMAIVLTFAGSIPIVKVGRIAGQFAKPRSNATEMLDNEEVLSYRGDIINGISKKEREPKPERMLKAYHQSVATLNLIRAFAQGGLANLEQVHRFNLDFVKNNDFGQKYQQIADRITQALGFMQACGVEIEKTPILREVEFYTSHEALLLHYEEPLVRKDSLTNQFYDCSAHMLWIGERTRDPKGAHVEFLRGVCNPIGVKIGPNASISEVLELCDVLNPHNIKGRLNLIVRMGSKMIKERLPKLLQGVLKEKRHILWSIDPMHGNTVKTSLGVKTRAFDSVLDEVKSFFEIHRAEGSLASGVHLEMTGENVTECIGGSQAITEEGLSCHYYTQCDPRLNATQALELAFLIADMLKKQRS, encoded by the coding sequence ATGTCAAACACAACCTGGTCGCCCACTTCATGGCATTCTTTTAAGATAGAGCAACACCCCACTTACAAAGATAAGCAAGAATTAGAAAGGGTCAAAAAAGAATTGCGCTCCTACCCTCCCTTAGTGTTTGCTGGCGAAGCGAGGAACTTGCAAGAGCGATTAGCCCAAGCCATTGACAATAAGGCGTTTTTGTTGCAAGGGGGCGATTGCGCGGAGTCGTTTTCCCAATTTAGCGCTAATCGGATTAGGGACATGTTTAAAGTGATGATGCAAATGGCGATTGTCTTAACTTTTGCTGGCTCTATACCGATCGTGAAAGTGGGGCGCATTGCCGGGCAATTTGCCAAGCCTCGCTCCAATGCGACTGAAATGCTGGATAATGAAGAAGTGTTGAGTTACAGAGGGGATATTATCAATGGGATTTCCAAAAAAGAAAGAGAGCCAAAGCCTGAAAGAATGCTTAAAGCCTACCATCAAAGCGTAGCGACTTTAAACCTTATCAGAGCTTTTGCCCAAGGCGGGTTAGCGAATTTAGAGCAAGTGCATCGTTTCAATTTGGATTTTGTCAAAAACAACGACTTTGGGCAAAAATACCAGCAAATCGCTGACCGGATCACGCAAGCTTTAGGGTTCATGCAAGCATGCGGGGTGGAGATAGAAAAAACGCCTATCCTTAGGGAAGTGGAATTTTACACCAGCCACGAAGCGTTACTGCTCCATTATGAAGAGCCTTTGGTGCGTAAGGATAGTTTGACTAACCAGTTTTATGACTGCTCCGCGCACATGCTGTGGATTGGCGAAAGGACAAGAGATCCTAAGGGCGCGCATGTGGAGTTTTTAAGGGGGGTTTGTAACCCTATTGGCGTGAAAATTGGGCCTAATGCGAGTATAAGCGAAGTGTTAGAATTGTGCGATGTTTTAAACCCGCACAACATTAAGGGGCGTTTGAATTTGATCGTGCGCATGGGTTCTAAGATGATTAAAGAGCGTTTGCCTAAACTTTTACAAGGGGTGTTGAAAGAAAAACGCCATATTTTATGGAGCATTGATCCCATGCATGGCAACACGGTTAAAACCAGTTTGGGGGTTAAAACAAGGGCTTTTGATAGCGTGTTAGATGAAGTGAAAAGCTTTTTTGAAATCCATAGGGCTGAAGGGAGTTTGGCTTCAGGGGTTCATTTGGAAATGACAGGAGAAAATGTTACAGAATGTATCGGTGGCTCGCAAGCGATCACCGAAGAGGGTTTGAGCTGCCATTACTATACGCAATGCGATCCAAGACTAAACGCCACTCAAGCCCTAGAGCTCGCTTTTTTAATTGCTGACATGCTTAAAAAACAACGATCTTGA
- a CDS encoding peroxiredoxin — protein MEKLEVGQLAPDFRLKNSDGVEISLKDLLHKKVVLYFYPKDNTPGCTLEAKDFSALFSEFEKKNAVVVGVSPDNAQSHQKFISQCSLNVILLCDEDKKVANLYKAYGKRMLYGKEHLGIIRSTFIINTQGVLEKCFYNVKAKGHAQKVLESL, from the coding sequence ATGGAAAAATTAGAAGTAGGGCAATTAGCCCCTGATTTCAGGTTGAAAAACAGCGATGGCGTAGAAATTTCTTTAAAAGATTTGCTCCATAAAAAAGTGGTGCTGTATTTCTACCCTAAAGACAACACCCCCGGATGCACTCTAGAAGCCAAAGACTTTAGCGCTCTGTTTAGTGAATTTGAAAAGAAAAACGCTGTTGTCGTAGGCGTAAGCCCTGATAACGCTCAATCGCATCAAAAATTTATCAGCCAATGCTCTTTGAATGTGATCTTGCTCTGCGATGAAGATAAAAAAGTAGCCAATCTTTACAAAGCTTATGGCAAACGCATGCTTTATGGGAAGGAGCATTTGGGGATTATCCGCTCCACTTTCATCATCAACACGCAAGGCGTTTTAGAAAAATGCTTCTACAATGTCAAAGCGAAAGGCCATGCTCAAAAGGTTTTAGAGAGTTTGTAG
- a CDS encoding LutC/YkgG family protein has protein sequence MSKELILKRIKEARAKHAIQGANPIYRNIIKVEFEDLVEEYKHFQVLNKAEVIESAKENLEQAILKALENFQSKKVLHSTDLNLNFEAFKDFTLQPYDKEIEAMREELFEIDTALLHGVCGISSLGMIGAVSSHASPRLLSLITLNCIILLKKESIVRNLSEGVQALKNQGQNGALPTNMLLIGGPSRTADIELKTVFGVHGPQKVAIILY, from the coding sequence ATGAGTAAAGAGCTTATTTTAAAGCGCATTAAAGAAGCCAGAGCCAAGCACGCTATTCAGGGAGCAAACCCTATTTACAGAAATATCATTAAAGTGGAGTTTGAAGACTTGGTGGAAGAATACAAGCATTTCCAGGTGTTGAATAAAGCTGAAGTCATTGAAAGCGCTAAAGAGAATTTAGAGCAAGCCATTTTAAAGGCTTTAGAAAATTTTCAAAGCAAAAAAGTCTTACACTCTACAGATTTGAATTTGAATTTTGAAGCGTTTAAGGATTTTACTTTACAGCCCTATGATAAAGAAATTGAAGCGATGCGTGAAGAATTGTTTGAGATTGATACGGCTTTATTGCATGGGGTTTGTGGGATTTCAAGCTTGGGCATGATTGGGGCGGTTTCTTCGCATGCAAGCCCACGATTGCTTTCGCTCATCACCCTTAATTGCATCATTTTATTGAAAAAAGAATCCATTGTGCGCAATTTAAGCGAAGGCGTGCAAGCTTTAAAAAATCAAGGCCAAAATGGTGCATTACCCACAAACATGCTCCTTATTGGCGGGCCTAGCCGGACAGCCGATATTGAATTAAAAACCGTTTTTGGGGTGCATGGGCCTCAAAAAGTCGCTATCATTCTCTATTAA